In one window of Ptiloglossa arizonensis isolate GNS036 chromosome 5, iyPtiAriz1_principal, whole genome shotgun sequence DNA:
- the LOC143147504 gene encoding uncharacterized protein LOC143147504 isoform X6, with translation MASGLPSARQRKLGPAPIASFEDLSDEVENGEPAARMPGIVEVTTPATPGSSLKTPSTPRIDISRASSSSHHEDSNSRDSTPERELLAGGEPPPGCKLTLGYKEDAQDLRSSTEELDLQDPIHEQDLRRESKKLAKRRKEEGSLSDYSGKQLDRERKDSNCSEIVLLNISGRTSRLSSVGSQGSGASGKLSVVSATSSRSPSPHKCLLETSFCGSKPTLVDNLIEPSKPETDDLEKILLKREADTTKALIPESIKVSMVDGNLKPDPLDKPRRRGREERKEIFKREVEITKRFLEKVNIEVPIVRKPTDVQSATTTPEEPIRSHIQEVQKPASLDFNDKRKKTQNFKEIVQTTPTSSSVTGSPKLPRHQKVRDLEGSRTPSPSSVSRKSSFASLFKARTDSSVLSPESPSPNTKPRRSLTSKIKDTTESLRSRSKSRERVSADSSRASSLKKDSKNKGVFSSTLSLFKKRERKKSYDEAIAAACGTTDLIDSGEHPSLESIGNVEFRFNAEKENRKDDSIFISLHADDRNYEEALPSESVSIPLETPTKLLDEYESEPRTGSIVTEVSIEHHPAPMKIKTEAQIETTSRAYSRDSRIPRSVSKDSEISKSSSKDSKLGGHGKPTEAAVRPSSSSSIDSKHPEHRVSSSSSKDSVGKKEVTKPKRKSKEMQQIEPPERIDEDGQRQRQAKEQVTQNSDTRRSELLDDGLRPEDGLAKAPSVISDLDHNSSESERDSEIEFIRNKVEKLAQELPDERKGLFYEESFEEDLPYVPTTLPLEKSVAMPILPVKQRLQEVRTIPIERPRSTTPINPTLLDEFVMHTSLDERRIEKMKISLPREDSRKLKSPRKHAANTFTEFAGKVPEGGRKTAGKSPSPPPLPPRAPARPSNWINFEEIPEKRKAPKKIQMLPRTEDELKTGSYSYVQPEECRCECHEESRRASMREAAATTRTSSSCSSNGERSCNGDNCTVPASTSGSVDRASIVR, from the exons GCGGAGAGCCTCCACCTGGGTGCAAGTTGACTTTGGGGTACAAAGAGGACGCCCAAGACCTGAGATCGTCCACGGAAGAGCTGGACCTGCAAGATCCGATCCACGAGCAGGATCTTAGAAGAGAGTCGAAGAAGCTGGCCAAGAGACGAAAGGAGGAAGGATCGCTTTCGGATTACAGTGGCAAACAATTGGACAGGGAACGCAAGGACAGCAACTGTTCCGAGATCGTCTTGTTGAACATCAGCGGCAGGACGTCGAGGCTGTCATCCGTGGGTAGTCAAGGTTCGGGGGCTTCCGGGAAGCTCTCGGTTGTTTCGGCTACGTCCTCCAG GTCACCAAGCCCGCACAAATGCCTGTTAGAGACGTCGTTCTGTGGAAGCAAGCCCACGCTGGTGGACAACCTGATCGAGCCGTCGAAACCGGAGACGGACGACCTGGAGAAGATTCTGTTGAAGCGGGAAGCTGACACTACCAAAGCGTTGATCCCGGAAAGCATAAAGGTCTCCATGGTGGATGGAAACCTGAAACCGGACCCACTGGACAAACCACGTAGACGCGGTCGCGAGGAGAGAAAGGAAATCTTCAAGAGGGAAGTGGAGATCACGAAGAGATTCCTGGAGAAGGTGAACATAGAG GTGCCGATCGTGAGGAAGCCAACGGACGTGCAAAGTGCAACAACGACCCCGGAAGAACCGATTAGATCCCACATCCAAGAGGTTCAGAAACCGGCGAGCCTGGACTTCAACGACAAGAGAAAGAAGACTCAGAATTTCAAAGAAATCGTTCAAACCACCCCCACGTCCAGCAGCGTGACCGGTAGCCCGAAATTGCCGAGGCATCAAAAGGTGCGCGACCTGGAGGGCTCCCGAACGCCCAGTCCCTCTTCCGTTTCTAGGAAAAGCAGCTTCGCATCCCTGTTCAAG GCACGTACAGACAGCAGTGTGTTGAGCCCAGAATCACCCTCGCCCAACACAAAACCACGGCGTAGTCTAACCTCAAAGATAAAGGACACCACCGAGAGTTTGCGTAGCAGATCGAAGTCCCGCGAGAGGGTGTCCGCGGACAGCAGCAGAGCCTCCAGTTTGAAAAAGGACTCGAAGAACAAAGGGGTGTTCTCGTCGACGTTAAGTCTGTTCAAGAAACGAGAGAGGAAAAAGAGCTACGATGAGGCGATCGCTGCCGCTTGTGGGACCACCGACCTTATCGACTCTGGCGAGCATCCGTCCCTGGAGAGCATTGGTAACGTCGAGTTTCGATTCAACGCGGAGAAAGAGAACCGCAAAGATGACTCGATCTTCATAAGCCTCCACGCGGACGACAGGAACTACGAGGAGGCTCTGCCGTCGGAAAGTGTCTCTATCCCTCTCGAAACACCGACGAAGTTACTGGACGAGTACGAATCGGAACCACGTACGGGTAGTATAGTCACAGAGGTCTCGATCGAGCATCATCCGGCACCGATGAAGATCAAGACCGAGGCTCAGATCGAGACTACCTCGAGAGCGTACTCGCGGGACAGTCGAATCCCCCGTAGCGTGTCGAAGGATTCCGAGATCTCCAAGAGTTCCTCGAAAGACTCGAAACTCGGTGGTCACGGCAAACCAACCGAGGCTGCCGTCAGACCATCGTCCTCGTCGTCAATTGACAGCAAACACCCGGAGCACCGAGTGTCCAGTAGCTCCTCGAAGGATTCGGTCGGGAAGAAAGAGGTGACGAAACCGAAGAGGAAAAGCAAAGAGATGCAACAGATAGAGCCACCGGAAAGAATAGACGAGGATGGCCAACGACAGAGGCAAGCCAAGGAACAAGTGACACAGAATTCGGATACCAGAAGATCCGAGTTGCTCGACGACGGGCTCAGGCCAGAGGACGGGCTAGCGAAAGCGCCCAGTGTGATCTCTGATTTGGATCACAATAGCTCGGAGTCGGAGAGGGACTCGGAGATCGAGTTCATCAGGAACAAGGTCGAGAAACTCGCTCAGGAGTTACCCGACGAGAGGAAGGGATTGTTCTACGAGGAGAGTTTCGAAGAGGATCTCCCCTACGTACCGACGACTTTACCTTTAGAAAAGAGTGTGGCTATGCCGATCCTGCCTGTGAAACAACGACTTCAAGAAGTAAG AACGATACCCATCGAGAGGCCGCGATCCACGACGCCCATAAATCCTACTCTCCTCGACGAGTTCGTGATGCACACGTCCCTCGATGAACGCCGCATCGAGAAAATGAAGATATCCCTGCCGCGCGAGGACAGTCGCAAACTGAAGAGCCCACGGAAGCACGCGGCCAACACGTTCACAGAGTTCGCTGGTAAAGTGCCCGAGGGAGGTCGTAAGACTGCAGGGAAATCACCGAGTCCACCTCCACTGCCACCAAGAGCACCGGCCAGACCGAGCAACTGGATCAACTTCGAGGAGATCCCGGAGAAGAGGAAAGCACCGAAAAAGATCCAGATGCTTCCACGGACCGAGGACGAACTGAAAACTGGCAGCTACAGCTACGTGCAGCCAGAAGAGTGCAG GTGCGAATGTCACGAGGAGTCGCGAAGGGCGTCGATGAGAGAAGCTGCCGCGACCACAAGAACGTCGTCTTCTTGCAGTAGCAACGGCGAACGATCGTGTAACGGTGACAACTGTACGGTGCCGGCGTCGACATCGGGCTCTGTGGATCGTGCCAGCATCGTCAGGTAA
- the LOC143147504 gene encoding uncharacterized protein LOC143147504 isoform X5, translating into MASGLPSARQRKLGPAPIASFEDLSDEVENGEPAARMPGIVEVTTPATPGSSLKTPSTPRIDISRASSSSHHEDSNSRDSTPERELLAGGEPPPGCKLTLGYKEDAQDLRSSTEELDLQDPIHEQDLRRESKKLAKRRKEEGSLSDYSGKQLDRERKDSNCSEIVLLNISGRTSRLSSVGSQGSGASGKLSVVSATSSRSPSPHKCLLETSFCGSKPTLVDNLIEPSKPETDDLEKILLKREADTTKALIPESIKVSMVDGNLKPDPLDKPRRRGREERKEIFKREVEITKRFLEKVNIEVPIVRKPTDVQSATTTPEEPIRSHIQEVQKPASLDFNDKRKKTQNFKEIVQTTPTSSSVTGSPKLPRHQKVRDLEGSRTPSPSSVSRKSSFASLFKARTDSSVLSPESPSPNTKPRRSLTSKIKDTTESLRSRSKSRERVSADSSRASSLKKDSKNKGVFSSTLSLFKKRERKKSYDEAIAAACGTTDLIDSGEHPSLESIGNVEFRFNAEKENRKDDSIFISLHADDRNYEEALPSESVSIPLETPTKLLDEYESEPRTGSIVTEVSIEHHPAPMKIKTEAQIETTSRAYSRDSRIPRSVSKDSEISKSSSKDSKLGGHGKPTEAAVRPSSSSSIDSKHPEHRVSSSSSKDSVGKKEVTKPKRKSKEMQQIEPPERIDEDGQRQRQAKEQVTQNSDTRRSELLDDGLRPEDGLAKAPSVISDLDHNSSESERDSEIEFIRNKVEKLAQELPDERKGLFYEESFEEDLPYVPTTLPLEKSVAMPILPVKQRLQEVRTIPIERPRSTTPINPTLLDEFVMHTSLDERRIEKMKISLPREDSRKLKSPRKHAANTFTEFAGKVPEGGRKTAGKSPSPPPLPPRAPARPSNWINFEEIPEKRKAPKKIQMLPRTEDELKTGSYSYVQPEECRCECHEESRRASMREAAATTRTSSSCSSNGERSCNGDNCTVPASTSGSVDRASIVRSLFLYFQ; encoded by the exons GCGGAGAGCCTCCACCTGGGTGCAAGTTGACTTTGGGGTACAAAGAGGACGCCCAAGACCTGAGATCGTCCACGGAAGAGCTGGACCTGCAAGATCCGATCCACGAGCAGGATCTTAGAAGAGAGTCGAAGAAGCTGGCCAAGAGACGAAAGGAGGAAGGATCGCTTTCGGATTACAGTGGCAAACAATTGGACAGGGAACGCAAGGACAGCAACTGTTCCGAGATCGTCTTGTTGAACATCAGCGGCAGGACGTCGAGGCTGTCATCCGTGGGTAGTCAAGGTTCGGGGGCTTCCGGGAAGCTCTCGGTTGTTTCGGCTACGTCCTCCAG GTCACCAAGCCCGCACAAATGCCTGTTAGAGACGTCGTTCTGTGGAAGCAAGCCCACGCTGGTGGACAACCTGATCGAGCCGTCGAAACCGGAGACGGACGACCTGGAGAAGATTCTGTTGAAGCGGGAAGCTGACACTACCAAAGCGTTGATCCCGGAAAGCATAAAGGTCTCCATGGTGGATGGAAACCTGAAACCGGACCCACTGGACAAACCACGTAGACGCGGTCGCGAGGAGAGAAAGGAAATCTTCAAGAGGGAAGTGGAGATCACGAAGAGATTCCTGGAGAAGGTGAACATAGAG GTGCCGATCGTGAGGAAGCCAACGGACGTGCAAAGTGCAACAACGACCCCGGAAGAACCGATTAGATCCCACATCCAAGAGGTTCAGAAACCGGCGAGCCTGGACTTCAACGACAAGAGAAAGAAGACTCAGAATTTCAAAGAAATCGTTCAAACCACCCCCACGTCCAGCAGCGTGACCGGTAGCCCGAAATTGCCGAGGCATCAAAAGGTGCGCGACCTGGAGGGCTCCCGAACGCCCAGTCCCTCTTCCGTTTCTAGGAAAAGCAGCTTCGCATCCCTGTTCAAG GCACGTACAGACAGCAGTGTGTTGAGCCCAGAATCACCCTCGCCCAACACAAAACCACGGCGTAGTCTAACCTCAAAGATAAAGGACACCACCGAGAGTTTGCGTAGCAGATCGAAGTCCCGCGAGAGGGTGTCCGCGGACAGCAGCAGAGCCTCCAGTTTGAAAAAGGACTCGAAGAACAAAGGGGTGTTCTCGTCGACGTTAAGTCTGTTCAAGAAACGAGAGAGGAAAAAGAGCTACGATGAGGCGATCGCTGCCGCTTGTGGGACCACCGACCTTATCGACTCTGGCGAGCATCCGTCCCTGGAGAGCATTGGTAACGTCGAGTTTCGATTCAACGCGGAGAAAGAGAACCGCAAAGATGACTCGATCTTCATAAGCCTCCACGCGGACGACAGGAACTACGAGGAGGCTCTGCCGTCGGAAAGTGTCTCTATCCCTCTCGAAACACCGACGAAGTTACTGGACGAGTACGAATCGGAACCACGTACGGGTAGTATAGTCACAGAGGTCTCGATCGAGCATCATCCGGCACCGATGAAGATCAAGACCGAGGCTCAGATCGAGACTACCTCGAGAGCGTACTCGCGGGACAGTCGAATCCCCCGTAGCGTGTCGAAGGATTCCGAGATCTCCAAGAGTTCCTCGAAAGACTCGAAACTCGGTGGTCACGGCAAACCAACCGAGGCTGCCGTCAGACCATCGTCCTCGTCGTCAATTGACAGCAAACACCCGGAGCACCGAGTGTCCAGTAGCTCCTCGAAGGATTCGGTCGGGAAGAAAGAGGTGACGAAACCGAAGAGGAAAAGCAAAGAGATGCAACAGATAGAGCCACCGGAAAGAATAGACGAGGATGGCCAACGACAGAGGCAAGCCAAGGAACAAGTGACACAGAATTCGGATACCAGAAGATCCGAGTTGCTCGACGACGGGCTCAGGCCAGAGGACGGGCTAGCGAAAGCGCCCAGTGTGATCTCTGATTTGGATCACAATAGCTCGGAGTCGGAGAGGGACTCGGAGATCGAGTTCATCAGGAACAAGGTCGAGAAACTCGCTCAGGAGTTACCCGACGAGAGGAAGGGATTGTTCTACGAGGAGAGTTTCGAAGAGGATCTCCCCTACGTACCGACGACTTTACCTTTAGAAAAGAGTGTGGCTATGCCGATCCTGCCTGTGAAACAACGACTTCAAGAAGTAAG AACGATACCCATCGAGAGGCCGCGATCCACGACGCCCATAAATCCTACTCTCCTCGACGAGTTCGTGATGCACACGTCCCTCGATGAACGCCGCATCGAGAAAATGAAGATATCCCTGCCGCGCGAGGACAGTCGCAAACTGAAGAGCCCACGGAAGCACGCGGCCAACACGTTCACAGAGTTCGCTGGTAAAGTGCCCGAGGGAGGTCGTAAGACTGCAGGGAAATCACCGAGTCCACCTCCACTGCCACCAAGAGCACCGGCCAGACCGAGCAACTGGATCAACTTCGAGGAGATCCCGGAGAAGAGGAAAGCACCGAAAAAGATCCAGATGCTTCCACGGACCGAGGACGAACTGAAAACTGGCAGCTACAGCTACGTGCAGCCAGAAGAGTGCAG GTGCGAATGTCACGAGGAGTCGCGAAGGGCGTCGATGAGAGAAGCTGCCGCGACCACAAGAACGTCGTCTTCTTGCAGTAGCAACGGCGAACGATCGTGTAACGGTGACAACTGTACGGTGCCGGCGTCGACATCGGGCTCTGTGGATCGTGCCAGCATCGTCAG AAGTCTGTTTCTGTACTTTCAGTGA
- the LOC143147504 gene encoding uncharacterized protein LOC143147504 isoform X1, giving the protein MASGLPSARQRKLGPAPIASFEDLSDEVENGEPAARMPGIVEVTTPATPGSSLKTPSTPRIDISRASSSSHHEDSNSRDSTPERELLAGGEPPPGCKLTLGYKEDAQDLRSSTEELDLQDPIHEQDLRRESKKLAKRRKEEGSLSDYSGKQLDRERKDSNCSEIVLLNISGRTSRLSSVGSQGSGASGKLSVVSATSSRSPSPHKCLLETSFCGSKPTLVDNLIEPSKPETDDLEKILLKREADTTKALIPESIKVSMVDGNLKPDPLDKPRRRGREERKEIFKREVEITKRFLEKVNIEVPIVRKPTDVQSATTTPEEPIRSHIQEVQKPASLDFNDKRKKTQNFKEIVQTTPTSSSVTGSPKLPRHQKVRDLEGSRTPSPSSVSRKSSFASLFKARTDSSVLSPESPSPNTKPRRSLTSKIKDTTESLRSRSKSRERVSADSSRASSLKKDSKNKGVFSSTLSLFKKRERKKSYDEAIAAACGTTDLIDSGEHPSLESIGNVEFRFNAEKENRKDDSIFISLHADDRNYEEALPSESVSIPLETPTKLLDEYESEPRTGSIVTEVSIEHHPAPMKIKTEAQIETTSRAYSRDSRIPRSVSKDSEISKSSSKDSKLGGHGKPTEAAVRPSSSSSIDSKHPEHRVSSSSSKDSVGKKEVTKPKRKSKEMQQIEPPERIDEDGQRQRQAKEQVTQNSDTRRSELLDDGLRPEDGLAKAPSVISDLDHNSSESERDSEIEFIRNKVEKLAQELPDERKGLFYEESFEEDLPYVPTTLPLEKSVAMPILPVKQRLQEVRTIPIERPRSTTPINPTLLDEFVMHTSLDERRIEKMKISLPREDSRKLKSPRKHAANTFTEFAGKVPEGGRKTAGKSPSPPPLPPRAPARPSNWINFEEIPEKRKAPKKIQMLPRTEDELKTGSYSYVQPEECRCECHEESRRASMREAAATTRTSSSCSSNGERSCNGDNCTVPASTSGSVDRASIVSDSSLECSLSIEEGTQTLLADSSSKPFGMDLDIRSNRSSIVSQDETDEIQHQ; this is encoded by the exons GCGGAGAGCCTCCACCTGGGTGCAAGTTGACTTTGGGGTACAAAGAGGACGCCCAAGACCTGAGATCGTCCACGGAAGAGCTGGACCTGCAAGATCCGATCCACGAGCAGGATCTTAGAAGAGAGTCGAAGAAGCTGGCCAAGAGACGAAAGGAGGAAGGATCGCTTTCGGATTACAGTGGCAAACAATTGGACAGGGAACGCAAGGACAGCAACTGTTCCGAGATCGTCTTGTTGAACATCAGCGGCAGGACGTCGAGGCTGTCATCCGTGGGTAGTCAAGGTTCGGGGGCTTCCGGGAAGCTCTCGGTTGTTTCGGCTACGTCCTCCAG GTCACCAAGCCCGCACAAATGCCTGTTAGAGACGTCGTTCTGTGGAAGCAAGCCCACGCTGGTGGACAACCTGATCGAGCCGTCGAAACCGGAGACGGACGACCTGGAGAAGATTCTGTTGAAGCGGGAAGCTGACACTACCAAAGCGTTGATCCCGGAAAGCATAAAGGTCTCCATGGTGGATGGAAACCTGAAACCGGACCCACTGGACAAACCACGTAGACGCGGTCGCGAGGAGAGAAAGGAAATCTTCAAGAGGGAAGTGGAGATCACGAAGAGATTCCTGGAGAAGGTGAACATAGAG GTGCCGATCGTGAGGAAGCCAACGGACGTGCAAAGTGCAACAACGACCCCGGAAGAACCGATTAGATCCCACATCCAAGAGGTTCAGAAACCGGCGAGCCTGGACTTCAACGACAAGAGAAAGAAGACTCAGAATTTCAAAGAAATCGTTCAAACCACCCCCACGTCCAGCAGCGTGACCGGTAGCCCGAAATTGCCGAGGCATCAAAAGGTGCGCGACCTGGAGGGCTCCCGAACGCCCAGTCCCTCTTCCGTTTCTAGGAAAAGCAGCTTCGCATCCCTGTTCAAG GCACGTACAGACAGCAGTGTGTTGAGCCCAGAATCACCCTCGCCCAACACAAAACCACGGCGTAGTCTAACCTCAAAGATAAAGGACACCACCGAGAGTTTGCGTAGCAGATCGAAGTCCCGCGAGAGGGTGTCCGCGGACAGCAGCAGAGCCTCCAGTTTGAAAAAGGACTCGAAGAACAAAGGGGTGTTCTCGTCGACGTTAAGTCTGTTCAAGAAACGAGAGAGGAAAAAGAGCTACGATGAGGCGATCGCTGCCGCTTGTGGGACCACCGACCTTATCGACTCTGGCGAGCATCCGTCCCTGGAGAGCATTGGTAACGTCGAGTTTCGATTCAACGCGGAGAAAGAGAACCGCAAAGATGACTCGATCTTCATAAGCCTCCACGCGGACGACAGGAACTACGAGGAGGCTCTGCCGTCGGAAAGTGTCTCTATCCCTCTCGAAACACCGACGAAGTTACTGGACGAGTACGAATCGGAACCACGTACGGGTAGTATAGTCACAGAGGTCTCGATCGAGCATCATCCGGCACCGATGAAGATCAAGACCGAGGCTCAGATCGAGACTACCTCGAGAGCGTACTCGCGGGACAGTCGAATCCCCCGTAGCGTGTCGAAGGATTCCGAGATCTCCAAGAGTTCCTCGAAAGACTCGAAACTCGGTGGTCACGGCAAACCAACCGAGGCTGCCGTCAGACCATCGTCCTCGTCGTCAATTGACAGCAAACACCCGGAGCACCGAGTGTCCAGTAGCTCCTCGAAGGATTCGGTCGGGAAGAAAGAGGTGACGAAACCGAAGAGGAAAAGCAAAGAGATGCAACAGATAGAGCCACCGGAAAGAATAGACGAGGATGGCCAACGACAGAGGCAAGCCAAGGAACAAGTGACACAGAATTCGGATACCAGAAGATCCGAGTTGCTCGACGACGGGCTCAGGCCAGAGGACGGGCTAGCGAAAGCGCCCAGTGTGATCTCTGATTTGGATCACAATAGCTCGGAGTCGGAGAGGGACTCGGAGATCGAGTTCATCAGGAACAAGGTCGAGAAACTCGCTCAGGAGTTACCCGACGAGAGGAAGGGATTGTTCTACGAGGAGAGTTTCGAAGAGGATCTCCCCTACGTACCGACGACTTTACCTTTAGAAAAGAGTGTGGCTATGCCGATCCTGCCTGTGAAACAACGACTTCAAGAAGTAAG AACGATACCCATCGAGAGGCCGCGATCCACGACGCCCATAAATCCTACTCTCCTCGACGAGTTCGTGATGCACACGTCCCTCGATGAACGCCGCATCGAGAAAATGAAGATATCCCTGCCGCGCGAGGACAGTCGCAAACTGAAGAGCCCACGGAAGCACGCGGCCAACACGTTCACAGAGTTCGCTGGTAAAGTGCCCGAGGGAGGTCGTAAGACTGCAGGGAAATCACCGAGTCCACCTCCACTGCCACCAAGAGCACCGGCCAGACCGAGCAACTGGATCAACTTCGAGGAGATCCCGGAGAAGAGGAAAGCACCGAAAAAGATCCAGATGCTTCCACGGACCGAGGACGAACTGAAAACTGGCAGCTACAGCTACGTGCAGCCAGAAGAGTGCAG GTGCGAATGTCACGAGGAGTCGCGAAGGGCGTCGATGAGAGAAGCTGCCGCGACCACAAGAACGTCGTCTTCTTGCAGTAGCAACGGCGAACGATCGTGTAACGGTGACAACTGTACGGTGCCGGCGTCGACATCGGGCTCTGTGGATCGTGCCAGCATCGTCAG TGACAGCTCGCTGGAGTGTAGCCTGAGCATCGAGGAGGGCACGCAAACCCTTCTCGCAGACTCCTCGTCGAAACCGTTTGGCATGGACCTCGACATCAGGTCGAACAGGTCCAGCATCGTGTCGCAGGACGAAACCGACGAGATCCAGCACCAATAA